The window GCAGCGCGGGGACCCCGGTCAGCAGATCGCCGAGCCCGAGCGCGCGCAGCACGAGGACCGCGGAGCTCACGGCCACGACCCCTCCTCCGACGCGCACACGACGAGTTCGCGCACCTCCGAGCCCGGTGGCTGCTGGAGCGCGAAGACCACGGTGTTCGCCACGTTCTCGGGCTGGTTGAGCTTCGCGTCCGGCGGCGGCTTGTACTGGTCGGTGCGGCCGTCGAAGAAGTGCGTCCACATCCCGCCCGGGATCAGCAGCGTGACGCCGACGCGCCCGGCCAGCTCCGCGGCCAGCGCGCGGGTGAACCCGACGACGCCGAACTTCGAGGCGCAGTAGGCGGTCGCGTCGCTCACGGCCTTGATGCCCAACGTGGACGCCACCGTGACGACCGTGCCGCGCGACCGCTCCAGGAAGGGGAGCGCGGCGCGGACGACGGCGGCGGTGCCGAGCAGGTTCACCTTCACGACCCGCTCCCAGTCCGCTGTGGACACTTCGCCGAGCGGCCCGCAGGCATCGGTGCCGGCGGCGGTGAAGACGCCGTCGAGACCGCCCGCGCGTTCGGCCAGCTCACGCACCGCGGCCTCGGTCGCGGCGGTGTCGGTCAGGTCGGCTTCGACGTATTCGGCCGGGTCCTCGGGGCGGACGCGGTCGAGGACGTACGGGGTGCCGCCCGCCTTGCGGACGGCGTCGACGGTGGCGGCACCGAGGCCGGACGCGCCACCGGTGATCAGGACGTTGCCGAGGGGTCGCATCGCACTCCTTCGGAAATCGGGGGAATCAGGCACTGGCCGCGGCGGCGACCAGCCGGGACGTCGAGTAGCCGGGCACGGTCGGGACGAGCACGACCTCACCGCCGTGCCGCTCGACGACGTCGCGTTCGGGCAGGTCGGCCGCCGCGTAGTCGCCGCCCTTGACCCACACGTGCGGGCGCAGCCGCTCCAGCACGGCGGCCGGCGACGACTCGTCGAAGACCGCGACAGCGTCCACAAAGGACAAGGCGGTGAGGAGCCGGGCCCGGTCGCGGTCCCGGACCAGCGGGCGGCCGGGTCCCTTGAGGGCCCGCACCGACGCGTCGGAGTTCAGGCAGACGACGAGCGCGTCACCGAGGGCGCGCGCCTGCCGCAGGAGGCTCACGTGCCCCGGGTGCAGCAGGTCGAAGCAGCCGCCGGTGGCGACCAGGCGGCCGCCGCGGTCCCGGACGCGCTCGGCGAGGCCGAAGGCGTCGGTGGCCGGCTGCGGGTCCGCCACCGGACCGTCGTTCGTGGACAGTGCGGTGGCCCCGCCCGCGGCGACGAACCGGGCGGCCGCCTCGACCGCCGTCGTGACGGCCTCGGTCGTGTCCGCGCCGTCGAGCAGGGCCGCCGTGGCGGCCGCGGCGAACCGGTCGCCCGCGCCGCACGTGTCCGGCGCGGAGTGGCCCGGCGCCCGCGCCGCGGCCGGGACCGGCACGGCCGTTTCGCCGAGGCCGTCGGCGAGCACGGCACCGCGCGCGCCGACGGTGACGGCGACCGTGTCGGCGAGCCAGTGCCCGCGCAGGAGCTTGGCCAGCTCGGCCGGCTCCTCGTGCCCGGCGAGCACGGTGCGCGCTTCGGCGAGGTTCGGGGTGACCAGCCGGGTGCCCGGCACCGGCTGGGCGCCGCGCGGGTGCGGGTCCCAGACCACCGGGATCCGGTCGGACAGTTCGCGCAGGAGCCGCCGCAGGTGCGGGTTGCGCGTCACGCCGCGGCCGTAGTCGGCGACGAGGACGGCGCCGGCGTCCGCCAGGACCTCGCGCACCCGGTCCGGCGGTGGGTCGGCGGTGGCCGTGCCGTCGCCGGAATCCAGGCGCACCAACGACTGCCCGCCGGCGCGGACCCGGGTCTTGCACACCGTGGTGCCGCGCAGCGGCAGCGGCGCGACGGTGACGTCCGGTTCGAGCAGCCCGGTGAGCGCGTGCCCGCCTTCGTCGTCGCCCAGCGGCGTGACCAGCACGACCTCGGCCGCGGACCGCGCGGCCAGCAGGGCCGCGAGGCCGGCGCCGCCCGGGCGGCGGCGCCGCGCGGTCAGGTCGACCACCGGCACCGGCGCCTCCGGGCACAGCCGCTCGGCGGTGCCCTCGGCGTCGACGTCGAGGAGCGTGTCGCCGAGGATGACCAGCGGCTTCACGCGGTCACTCCGAGCGCGTCGTCGAGCGCCGCGCAGAGACCGTGGACCAGGGCCAGGTGCATCTCCTGGACGGTCGCGACGGTCGGCGCCTCGACCGTGACCGCGTCGTCGCACAACGCGGCGAGGGGGTTCGGGGCGGGGCCGGTCAGCGCCCAGGTCGTGACGCCCAGTTCGTGCGCGGCCTTCGCCGCGGCGACCACGTTCTGGCTGGTGCCGCTGGTGGACAGGCAGACCAGGACGTCGCCCGGCCGCCCGTGCGCGCGCACCTGGCGCGCGAAGACTTCGTGGTCGCCGTAGTCGTTGACGATGGCCGTGGTCGCGGAGGTGTCCGCGTGCAGCGCGATCGCCGAAAGCGGCTGCCGTTCGTGGCGGAACCGGCCGACGAGCTCGCCGGTC of the Amycolatopsis sp. NBC_01488 genome contains:
- a CDS encoding D-sedoheptulose-7-phosphate isomerase — its product is MEDHLAALAEAARRTRESAPTITAWGRHLAGVFESGGRLLACGNGGSAAEAQHLTGELVGRFRHERQPLSAIALHADTSATTAIVNDYGDHEVFARQVRAHGRPGDVLVCLSTSGTSQNVVAAAKAAHELGVTTWALTGPAPNPLAALCDDAVTVEAPTVATVQEMHLALVHGLCAALDDALGVTA
- a CDS encoding PfkB family carbohydrate kinase, which gives rise to MKPLVILGDTLLDVDAEGTAERLCPEAPVPVVDLTARRRRPGGAGLAALLAARSAAEVVLVTPLGDDEGGHALTGLLEPDVTVAPLPLRGTTVCKTRVRAGGQSLVRLDSGDGTATADPPPDRVREVLADAGAVLVADYGRGVTRNPHLRRLLRELSDRIPVVWDPHPRGAQPVPGTRLVTPNLAEARTVLAGHEEPAELAKLLRGHWLADTVAVTVGARGAVLADGLGETAVPVPAAARAPGHSAPDTCGAGDRFAAAATAALLDGADTTEAVTTAVEAAARFVAAGGATALSTNDGPVADPQPATDAFGLAERVRDRGGRLVATGGCFDLLHPGHVSLLRQARALGDALVVCLNSDASVRALKGPGRPLVRDRDRARLLTALSFVDAVAVFDESSPAAVLERLRPHVWVKGGDYAAADLPERDVVERHGGEVVLVPTVPGYSTSRLVAAAASA
- a CDS encoding SDR family oxidoreductase, translated to MRPLGNVLITGGASGLGAATVDAVRKAGGTPYVLDRVRPEDPAEYVEADLTDTAATEAAVRELAERAGGLDGVFTAAGTDACGPLGEVSTADWERVVKVNLLGTAAVVRAALPFLERSRGTVVTVASTLGIKAVSDATAYCASKFGVVGFTRALAAELAGRVGVTLLIPGGMWTHFFDGRTDQYKPPPDAKLNQPENVANTVVFALQQPPGSEVRELVVCASEEGSWP